TTGTTTTATCTCTGTCCAGATCGTATTGCTTCTCATCAGTAAAAATCAATTCTTCTGTTTCGGTTCCAGTATTTCACCAGTAAAAATCCTATTACTGCTCCGCCTATATGTGCAAAATGCGCCACATTATCCTGTGCCCCGCTAAAGCCCGCATATAATTCAAAAGCTGCATAGATAAATACAAAATATTTTGCCTTAACAGGTACAAAAAAATAAACATAAAGATAAGTATTCGGAAACAGCATTCCGAAAGCTACCAGCACTCCGAAAACAGCACCGGAAGCGCCGACAATAGGAATATCAGCATATATTTTTAAGATGCTGTAAGCAAGATCAACAGATTGCCGGGCAATAGAAGTATCTTTCGGAATCTGTTTCCATTGGTCAATAAAACTTTGAACAGCTCCGGAATTAAGTAAATAATCGTAGCGCGCAGTGAGCGTGGCGAAAGAAGCAATATCGGGGTGGAGGGCATATGTATCAATTGCGCTTTGCATATGGGAATATACAAACCAGGTAACTCCCAGATGCATTACAGCACCTCCTAATCCACATACAAAGTAGAAGATGAGGAAACGCTTTGGACCCCATACATTTTCCAATGCACTGCCAAACATCCAGAGTGCAAACATGTTGGAAAAAATATGCAGGAAGCTTCCGTGCATAAACATGTGACTAATTAGCTGGAATGGCTTAAATAGGCTTGATGAAAAAAAATGCAGCCCCAGTAAATTGACGAGATCAACACCATACTTTTGCTGTATTACCAGAGTTGTAAAAAACATAAGGACATTTATTATCAGTAAGTTTTTTACAATTACGGGCAGGATTTGAAACCGGGTGGGCCGAAAGTCAGACATGTCGCGAAGTTATAGGTTATCGTGAATAGGTTAATGTAAGCACGAATAGAATATTGGAAAACTCTTTTGGTAGCAACCATAATATTTTACGGCAATTTTTAACGTGGTAAATCATTAAAGCGCTGCGCGTTAGTAAATACTGCTATAAAAAAATCAGCCATATAAGAGCCAGAATGGGTAGCAGGATTGGAAAAGCATAGCTCCATATATATCGAAAAAAGGAGGGCATTTCCACACGCATGTCTTCAGCTATTGATTTTACTATAAAATTTGGTCCATTTCCTATATACGTTATAGCGCCGAAAAATACGGCGGCCATCGAAATAGCTTTGAGATAAATAATATACTCCGGATTTTGAGAGAAAAGATAAACCGAAGAATTGTCAGTAGCAGCGAGGTTAAAGTAGGACATTACTACGGTTAAAAAAGTGAGATATGCCGGTGCATTATCGAGAAAACTGGAGGCAATACCAGTGCTCCAGAAAATAATACCAGGATTAAAATATTCCGTACTCCTGTATTGATTTGTAAAATCAGAAAGAAATGTTAAGGCTGGAATCATTGTAAAAAATATCCCAAAAAATAAAAATCCTACCTCCAGAATGGGTTCCCAGTGAAACTTATTACGTACCAATATTTTTTTATCACAAAAGATATAACAGGCGAATAGAAGGACACCTTGTAAAATCTCACGCACAAAAGAATGACCATGAAATGAGGGCAGCCAGTGTATTTTTGCCGGATCCAGAAATACGGTTAGCATAATGAGAATTAGCCAAATAAGATTTTTTAAACCTTCAATTCTTAAGGTTCCGGTTCGCTTCTGAAAAGGCAAAACACTTTTTTTATTATTTCGAGAATCAAAAAAAATAAAAATGGTCAACAATAATCCCACAACAAATAACCATTGATAAAATATATTATGGATCATCCATTCAAATGGAATACCCCGAAGGTAACCGAGAAATAATGGTGGCCCCATAGGCGTGAGGCCGCCTCCGACATTGCTGACTAAAAAAATAAAAAATACAATCAGGTAAGGCTTAATACGGTGTTCGTTTAATTGTATAAATGGCCGGATCAGCAATATAGAGGCGCCGGTAGTACCTATAAAGTTTGCAAGAACAGCTCCTGTAAATAAGATTAAGGTGTTAACAAAAGGACTAGGCTTGAAATCCAGCTTAATGAATATACTCCCGGAAACGACAAATAAGGCACTCAGTAAGGATATAAAAGAAAAATAATCAAAGCCAGCGGTTTCTATATCATGAATATTTTTTTTAATAAAAATATAGTAACCTATTACCAGCGCACTTAAAAAAATGGATATGGATTTATAATTTCTCTTCCAGTATTTTGGAAAAGCAACCGGTCCTAAAGCAATTAATAATAGTAAAATGACGAAAGGTGAAACCATACTTTAGGTGGAATGCCTCAGATGAAAACAAGATCAAACATCAGAAAACCTAGTGCTACTTACCTATTTTCATAGGGTATAAAGAAAAGTCTTTCGACCTAAAGCCATTTTTAAATGATATCTAACCGGCATAGCTATATCATTCCATCCCTATAATAACATATTATAAGCAAGCCCCGATTAATTATATCGGCTTAACTTTGCGCGCCTAAATTTTTACAGTGGATAACAGGAGTACTGTCAACCGTCTTTCCGTTGGTCTTTTAATGATAACCATTGGAATCGTTTTCGGGGATATTGGCACTTCTCCGCTCTATGTCATGTCCGCTATTATAGGCGATAAAACCTTGAGCAAAGAGCTTATTTATGGAGGTGTTTCCTGCGTGTTCTGGACGCTTACATTAATTACCTCGATAAAATATGTACTGCTGGTGCTTCGGGCCGATAATAAGGGAGAGGGTGGAATTTTTGCTTTGTATGCTTTAGTGCGAAAGCGGGCTAAGTGGCTGGTAATCCCTGCTATTATCGGTGGTGCTACACTATTAGCTGATGGTATTATTACCCCGGCTATTTCTGTATCTTCTGCAGTGGAAGGATTGCGCGATATAAATGATAGCATTGAAACGGTGCCCATTGTATTGGTTTTAATTGCTATCCTGTTTATTTTTCAGCGTGCTGGTACTCGTATTGTTGGTGCTGCTTTCGGCCCTGTCATGTTTATATGGTTTCTCATTCTGGGATTATTTGGTTTTGAAAAAATTCTGGGTCACCTTCAGATTTTAGGTGCGATTAATCCGGTATATGCCATAGACCTTGTGGCGGAATACCCTAATGGATACTGGTTACTGGGTTCGGTATTTCTTTGTACTACGGGGGCTGAAGCTCTTTATTCAGATCTTGGTCATTGTGGAAAAATAAATATTCGCGTAAGCTGGGTCTTTGTTAAAATTTGTCTTCTGCTCAATTATTTCGGTCAGGCTGCCTGGCTGATGCAGTATCAGGGAATGCAACGTTCTGACCTTCCCGCTTCCAATCCATTTTATGGTATTATGCCTGATGGATTTCTTATTTATGGAATCATCTTAGCCACATTTGCTACCATCATTGCCAGCCAGGCAATGATAACCGGGGCTTATACATTGATTAATGAAGCGATGCGGCTCAACTTTTGGCCTAAAGTACGGGTCCGGCATCCTACGGACCAGCGTGGTCAATTGTACGTGCCTTCTATCAACTGGATATTGTTGGTCGGATGTATTGCAGTCGTTTTATTTTTCCGGGAATCGAAGAATATGGAAGCTGCTTATGGCCTTGCAATAAATATTACCCTTTTGGTTACCACTATTCTTATATGTGCATATGTCTATATCCGGAGAGGCTCGCTAACCATAGCTATAGCTATAGGTGTTGCTTATTTATTTATAGAAATTATATTCCTTATAGCTAATCTTATCAAATTTCCACACGGAGGATATATTGCAATCATTGCATCATTATCATTCTTTGTAGTCATGTTTGTGTGGTATAAAGGCAGAAGGATCAAGAATCGTTTTTTGGAATTTGGATCCATGAAAGACTTGCTGCCGAAATTGGTAGAGCTCAGTGAAGACCAGAGTGTTCCCAAGTATGCATCTCATGTCATTTTTTTAACGAGCGCCAACTATCCTTCCCAGATAGAATCGAAAGTATTGTTTTCTATTTTCAACAAGCAGCCGAAGCGTGCCGATACGTACTGGTTTGTTCATGTTGATGTGATAGATGAGCCTTATACAATGGAATATGAGATGGAAGTGCTGGAACCGAATTTGGTGTTCCGCATAGATTTCAGGTTAGGATTCCGAATGGAGCCACGGATCAATTTGTTTCTGCGCAAGGTTATTGAAGACATGGTAGAAAAGGGTGAGGTAGATATAACGAGCCGGTATGAATCGCTGAATAAATACCACCTGCCGGGTGATTTCCGGTTTGTAGTAATGGAGAAATTTCTCTCCTATGAGAATGAGCTGCCCTTCTTTGAAAAGATCATAATGGATATTTATTTCTTTTTAAAAAGGATTTCACTGTCTGAAGGAACAGAATTTGGCCTGGATACCAGTGCAGTAACCATAGAAAAGATTCCACTTATACTCACCCGGCCCCGGGAACTAAAATTAACAAGGGTAGAGGAAAATGGAGATATGTTAGAGAAAGCAGAAACCACAGTGGAACTATAATGATATTGTTCATAGCCAGAATCTTCAGCATGTAAAAATAAGTGTCGATAAAATTATAGTAAAGCTTAAATTGCCTTGTTAAAAAACCAACAATATCGATATCGCAATCTCTTATCTTCGTGAACGTAAATTTTTATTGTGGATAGCAGGAGTACTGTCAATCGCCTTTCGGCGGGTTTATTATTAATTACAATTGGTATTGTCTACGGCGATATAGGGACGTCTCCCCTATATGTGATGTCTGCCATTGTAGGCAACAGGGTGATAAGCAAAGAGCTTATTTATGGAGGGGTTTCCTGCGTATTCTGGACACTTACACTTATTATTTCTATTAAATATGTATTTCTGGTTCTTCGAGCCGATAATAAAGGGGAAGGAGGAGTCTTTGCCTTGTATGCTTTAGTGCGAAAACGTGCCAGGTGGCTGGTTATACCTGCTATGATCGGTGGATCTACACTGCTTGCTGATGGAATGATTACTCCTGCTATTTCTGTTTCCTCTGCTGTAGAGGGACTAAGAAATATTAATGAGGAAATTCAAACGGTTCCAATTGTTATTATTATAATAACCTCCTTATTTCTCTTCCAGCGGGCAGGAACCCGAATTGTGGGAAGCTTATTTGGGCCGTTTATGGTTATCTGGTTCCTGATGCTTGCTGTAATGGGTGTGAGCAAAATTGTTCATCATATTGAAATTTTTAAGGCTATTAACCCGATGTATGCCATTCAGTTACTCACTAATTATAAGGAGGGGTACTGGTTGCTCGGTGCCGTATTTTTATGTTCTACCGGTGCCGATGCTCTATATTCTGATTTGGGGCATTGCGGAAAAGTTAATATTCGTGTAAGCTGGATTTTTGTAAAAGTTTGCCTCCTGCTAAACTATTTCGGGCAGGCAGCCTGGCTGATGCAATACGAAGAGCTGAAAAGAACAGATATTCCGGTAGCCAACCCTTTCTATGGCATTGTACCGGATTGGTTCCTGCTACCTTCCATTGTTATTGCAACGTTTGCCGCCATTATTGCAAGCCAGGCCATGATTACAGGAGCTTTTACATTAATAAATGAAGCTATGCGACTTAATCTTTGGCCAAAGGTGCGAGTACGGTATCCCACAATTCAACGGGGCCAATTATATGTTCCCTCCATTAACTGGATACTATTAACAGGCTGCATTGGGGTTGTGCTGTATTTTCAGGAATCTAAATATATGGAAGCTGCTTATGGTTTAGCAATTAATGTTACCATGATTGTTACTACGATATTAATTAGCACGTATGCTTATGTCAGACGCGGATCATTCACGATTATGCTCACCATTGGTTTCACATTTTTATTTATTGAGTTTTG
The Chitinophagales bacterium DNA segment above includes these coding regions:
- a CDS encoding rhomboid family intramembrane serine protease; the encoded protein is MSDFRPTRFQILPVIVKNLLIINVLMFFTTLVIQQKYGVDLVNLLGLHFFSSSLFKPFQLISHMFMHGSFLHIFSNMFALWMFGSALENVWGPKRFLIFYFVCGLGGAVMHLGVTWFVYSHMQSAIDTYALHPDIASFATLTARYDYLLNSGAVQSFIDQWKQIPKDTSIARQSVDLAYSILKIYADIPIVGASGAVFGVLVAFGMLFPNTYLYVYFFVPVKAKYFVFIYAAFELYAGFSGAQDNVAHFAHIGGAVIGFLLVKYWNRNRRIDFY
- a CDS encoding sodium:proton antiporter, whose amino-acid sequence is MVSPFVILLLLIALGPVAFPKYWKRNYKSISIFLSALVIGYYIFIKKNIHDIETAGFDYFSFISLLSALFVVSGSIFIKLDFKPSPFVNTLILFTGAVLANFIGTTGASILLIRPFIQLNEHRIKPYLIVFFIFLVSNVGGGLTPMGPPLFLGYLRGIPFEWMIHNIFYQWLFVVGLLLTIFIFFDSRNNKKSVLPFQKRTGTLRIEGLKNLIWLILIMLTVFLDPAKIHWLPSFHGHSFVREILQGVLLFACYIFCDKKILVRNKFHWEPILEVGFLFFGIFFTMIPALTFLSDFTNQYRSTEYFNPGIIFWSTGIASSFLDNAPAYLTFLTVVMSYFNLAATDNSSVYLFSQNPEYIIYLKAISMAAVFFGAITYIGNGPNFIVKSIAEDMRVEMPSFFRYIWSYAFPILLPILALIWLIFL
- a CDS encoding KUP/HAK/KT family potassium transporter translates to MITIGIVFGDIGTSPLYVMSAIIGDKTLSKELIYGGVSCVFWTLTLITSIKYVLLVLRADNKGEGGIFALYALVRKRAKWLVIPAIIGGATLLADGIITPAISVSSAVEGLRDINDSIETVPIVLVLIAILFIFQRAGTRIVGAAFGPVMFIWFLILGLFGFEKILGHLQILGAINPVYAIDLVAEYPNGYWLLGSVFLCTTGAEALYSDLGHCGKINIRVSWVFVKICLLLNYFGQAAWLMQYQGMQRSDLPASNPFYGIMPDGFLIYGIILATFATIIASQAMITGAYTLINEAMRLNFWPKVRVRHPTDQRGQLYVPSINWILLVGCIAVVLFFRESKNMEAAYGLAINITLLVTTILICAYVYIRRGSLTIAIAIGVAYLFIEIIFLIANLIKFPHGGYIAIIASLSFFVVMFVWYKGRRIKNRFLEFGSMKDLLPKLVELSEDQSVPKYASHVIFLTSANYPSQIESKVLFSIFNKQPKRADTYWFVHVDVIDEPYTMEYEMEVLEPNLVFRIDFRLGFRMEPRINLFLRKVIEDMVEKGEVDITSRYESLNKYHLPGDFRFVVMEKFLSYENELPFFEKIIMDIYFFLKRISLSEGTEFGLDTSAVTIEKIPLILTRPRELKLTRVEENGDMLEKAETTVEL
- a CDS encoding KUP/HAK/KT family potassium transporter, whose protein sequence is MDSRSTVNRLSAGLLLITIGIVYGDIGTSPLYVMSAIVGNRVISKELIYGGVSCVFWTLTLIISIKYVFLVLRADNKGEGGVFALYALVRKRARWLVIPAMIGGSTLLADGMITPAISVSSAVEGLRNINEEIQTVPIVIIIITSLFLFQRAGTRIVGSLFGPFMVIWFLMLAVMGVSKIVHHIEIFKAINPMYAIQLLTNYKEGYWLLGAVFLCSTGADALYSDLGHCGKVNIRVSWIFVKVCLLLNYFGQAAWLMQYEELKRTDIPVANPFYGIVPDWFLLPSIVIATFAAIIASQAMITGAFTLINEAMRLNLWPKVRVRYPTIQRGQLYVPSINWILLTGCIGVVLYFQESKYMEAAYGLAINVTMIVTTILISTYAYVRRGSFTIMLTIGFTFLFIEFCFLVANLIKFPLGGYIAFLAAFTFLSIMYAWYKGRRIKNRFLEFGSMKDLLPKLVELSEDQSVPKYAS